From a single Cydia amplana chromosome 10, ilCydAmpl1.1, whole genome shotgun sequence genomic region:
- the LOC134651855 gene encoding histone-lysine N-trimethyltransferase SMYD5, with translation MAGFEIKTCNSKKGKAMFSTKNYEPGDIILEEDPLVSCQFAWNAAYKYIACDHCMRPLETPEQNVRRLSANTDMVLPHPDCYDMCLNNITSCDQCGAYYCSESCRQQAYVKYHRTICYDPNDLQHPIVVLLEAWKPLHYPPETTSIMLLVRILAYIQQSSDPSSAVATIKQFCHRTMNEDEEIMHKLLGDQFVDQLNMLRELTANVVNGDAVQEFLTPDGFCSLMALVGTNGQGIGTSPLAMWVNSVVELTLSDDERRQLDLFLTRMYDKVQDESGSFLNTEGSGLFKLQSACNHNCAPNAESTFPYGNHRLQLKAIKPIRPGEEICISYLDECLLQRSRHSRQKELAQNYLFVCDCHRCLSESSQPECTSEEEMSEEDADD, from the exons ATGGCTGGCTTCGAAATAAAGACATGTAACAGCAAAAAG GGTAAAGCTATGTTTTCTACAAAGAATTACGAACCAGGTGATATTATTCTGGAAGAGGATCCTTTGGTATCATGCCAGTTCGCGTGGAACGCTGCATATAAATACATAGCATGTGATCATTGTATGAG GCCCCTAGAAACCCCCGAACAAAACGTGAGGCGTCTATCAGCCAACACAGACATGGTGCTCCCACACCCAGATTGCTACGACATGTGCCTCAACAACATCACGAGTTGCGACCAGTGCGGAGCCTATTACTGCTCGGAGAGCTGCCGGCAGCAGGCATATGTGAAGTACCACAGGACAATATGCTATGACCCGAATGATTTGCAGCATCCTATTGTTGTACTGTTGGAGGCTTGGAA GCCCCTCCACTACCCACCAGAAACAACCAGCATCATGCTCCTAGTCCGAATACTAGCCTACATCCAACAGAGCTCAGACCCAAGTTCAGCCGTCGCCACCATCAAGCAGTTCTGCCACCGCACAATGAATGAAGACGAGGAGATTATGCACAAATTACTTGGAGACCAGTTTGTGGATCAGCTTAATATGCTGAGGGAGCTTACGGCTAATGTTGTTAATGGGGATGCTGTGCAAGAG tTCCTAACTCCCGACGGTTTCTGCAGCCTGATGGCGCTAGTGGGCACAAACGGGCAAGGCATCGGCACCAGCCCCTTAGCCATGTGGGTCAACTCGGTGGTGGAGCTCACACTCTCCGACGACGAGAGGAGGCAGCTCGACCTGTTCCTCACCAGGATGTATGATAAAGTGCAGGATG AATCCGGCTCTTTCCTAAACACCGAAGGCTCCGGTCTCTTCAAGCTGCAAAGCGCCTGCAACCACAACTGCGCGCCCAACGCAGAGTCTACGTTCCCGTACGGCAACCACCGGCTACAACTTAAGgccatcaaacccatacggcCTGGGGAAGAGATCTGTATCAGCTACTTGGACGAGTGCCTCTTGCAGAGGTCCAGGCATTCTAGGCAGAAA GAGCTCGCTCAAAACTACCTATTTGTGTGCGACTGCCACCGCTGCCTCTCCGAGTCCTCCCAACCGGAGTGCACCAGCGAGGAGGA